One Echeneis naucrates chromosome 16, fEcheNa1.1, whole genome shotgun sequence DNA window includes the following coding sequences:
- the ska1 gene encoding SKA complex subunit 1, with amino-acid sequence MSELEDLSLHVHNQVSSLRRMLDLSAAELPHNKINKLGQELFVLETLLEQLDHCVEQQRRQLEHLKEVEHLLQKDAKDIHHMKDNIPTHMPRRKDPAQGLEIVVDSEAADVQLIQPETVRRTNRSHTREVEVITRQEFDGIPQYMKGRVTYEQMNVAVQSINTSVKAKYKILNQSLKTLSNHGRKLQQRFKEQETGDTKGQFFVVEDDIREFTQTKVDKRFQGILNMLRHCKRLRELRGGGLTRYVLL; translated from the exons ATGAGTGAGCTAGAGGACCTCAGCCTTCATGTCCATAACCAGGTATCTTCACTGCGGCGCATGCTCGACCTGTCAGCAGCCG AGCTTCCCCATAACAAGATTAATAAACTGGGACAGGAACTTTTTGTACTGGAgactctgctggagcagctTGATCACTGTGTGGAGCAACAGAGGCGGCAGTTGGAGCACCTGAAG GAAGTTGAGCATTTGCTCCAGAAGGATGCGAAGGACATCCATCACATGAAGGACAACATCCCTACACACATGCCAAGGAGGAAAGACCCTGCTCA AGGGCTTGAAATTGTTGTGGACAGTGAGGCAGCAGATGTTCAACTTATTCAGCCTGAGACAGTCAGAAGGACCAACAGGAGCCACACCAGAGAGGTGGAGGTCATCACCAGGCAAGAGTTTGATGGTATCCCCCA gtACATGAAAGGCCGTGTAACATATGAGCAGATGAATGTAGCTGTGCAGAGCATCAACACATCTGTAAAGGCCAAGTACAAAATCCTCAATCAGTCATTGAAGACTCTCAGTAACCATGGCCGCAAGCTGCAGCAGCGGTTCAAGGAGCAGGAGACTGGAGACACTAAAG GTCAGTTCTTTGTGGTGGAAGATGACATCAGGGAGTTCACACAGACCAAGGTGGACAAGCGGTTCCAGGGGATCCTGAACATGCTGCGACACTGCAAGCGACTGAGGGAGCTGCGAGGAGGGGGCCTCACACGCTATGTATTGTTATGA